Proteins encoded together in one Mycolicibacter minnesotensis window:
- a CDS encoding ATP-binding protein — translation MTDIDSDRAQRACSERAVELRVTPRLESLAVIRMLVGAVATYEDLDVDTVADLRLAIDELCTQLIRAAAPGAMLTVVIDPHDDHVTIQASAAGTAAGVLVPGSFSWHVLTALVDDVQAFREGQETDSPGEVFGVTLTTRRADSGR, via the coding sequence ATGACCGATATTGACAGTGATCGGGCGCAGCGCGCCTGCAGCGAACGGGCCGTCGAACTGCGGGTGACGCCCAGACTGGAAAGCCTCGCGGTGATCCGCATGCTGGTGGGTGCTGTGGCCACGTATGAGGATCTGGATGTCGACACCGTCGCGGACCTGCGGCTGGCGATCGACGAACTGTGCACACAGCTGATTCGCGCCGCCGCACCGGGCGCGATGCTGACGGTCGTCATCGATCCGCACGACGACCACGTGACGATCCAGGCGTCGGCAGCCGGTACCGCGGCTGGTGTGCTGGTTCCGGGCAGCTTCAGCTGGCACGTGCTCACTGCGCTGGTCGATGACGTGCAGGCGTTCCGTGAGGGGCAGGAAACCGACAGTCCGGGTGAGGTATTCGGTGTCACGTTGACAACCCGCCGGGCGGACTCCGGGCGGTGA
- a CDS encoding PAS and ANTAR domain-containing protein encodes MIGDVNAECAGPAGGEAEVHNGLDLVVGHGEPQRVGRFRYWLGEQRWEWSDTVARMHGYEPGTVAPSTELLLQHKHPEDRPQVAEALERVLRGEPFSSRHRIIDTGGLEHWVIVVGDRMLDDAGVVTGTAGFYVDVTDVVQADVSAAVSEVAESRAVIEQAKGVLMVGYGISAERAFDILVWRSQETNVKVRDLATRFVAAFTGRLPAEVLSDLDHTLLTVT; translated from the coding sequence GTGATCGGGGATGTCAACGCTGAATGTGCGGGACCCGCGGGCGGTGAAGCCGAGGTGCACAACGGACTCGACTTGGTGGTCGGTCACGGCGAACCTCAGCGAGTCGGCAGGTTCCGGTACTGGCTCGGCGAACAGCGCTGGGAATGGTCGGACACGGTGGCCCGAATGCATGGCTACGAGCCGGGTACCGTTGCACCGAGCACCGAGCTGCTGCTGCAGCACAAGCATCCCGAAGACCGCCCGCAGGTGGCCGAAGCCCTGGAGCGCGTGCTGCGGGGCGAGCCGTTCAGCAGTCGACACCGGATCATCGACACCGGGGGGCTAGAGCACTGGGTGATCGTCGTCGGCGACCGAATGCTCGATGACGCCGGAGTGGTCACCGGAACGGCCGGCTTCTACGTCGATGTCACCGATGTGGTGCAGGCCGATGTCAGCGCAGCGGTATCCGAAGTCGCCGAATCTCGCGCGGTGATCGAACAGGCCAAGGGAGTCCTGATGGTCGGCTACGGCATCTCCGCCGAACGGGCGTTCGACATCCTGGTGTGGCGTTCGCAGGAGACCAACGTCAAGGTACGCGACTTGGCCACTCGATTCGTGGCTGCCTTCACCGGCAGACTCCCCGCCGAAGTGCTCTCCGACCTCGACCACACCCTGCTGACCGTGACCTGA
- a CDS encoding SigB/SigF/SigG family RNA polymerase sigma factor yields MSPRAARSGSQSGSEYADVGDMFRELAEYDIDSADFRNRKDKIVERCLPLADHIARRFEGRGEQRDDLVQVARVGLVNAVTRFDVETGSDFVSFAVPTIMGEVRRHFRDNSWSVKVPRRLKELHLRLGVATAELSQRLGRAPTASELATELELSRDEVVEGLVAGSSYNTLSIDGGGGGSDEDDARSIADTLGDVDARMDRIEDREALRPLLEALPERERTVLVLRFFESMTQTQIADRVGISQMHVSRLLARSLGKLRDQLQ; encoded by the coding sequence GTGAGCCCGCGCGCCGCGCGCAGCGGCTCACAGTCCGGATCGGAGTACGCCGACGTCGGCGATATGTTTCGTGAGCTCGCCGAGTACGACATCGATTCGGCCGACTTCCGAAACCGCAAGGACAAGATCGTGGAGCGGTGTCTCCCGCTGGCCGACCACATCGCGCGCCGGTTCGAGGGGCGCGGAGAGCAGCGTGACGATCTGGTCCAGGTGGCGCGCGTGGGCCTGGTCAACGCCGTCACACGTTTTGACGTCGAAACCGGCTCCGACTTCGTCTCATTCGCGGTCCCGACGATCATGGGCGAGGTCCGCCGCCACTTCCGCGACAACAGCTGGTCGGTCAAGGTGCCCCGACGGCTCAAAGAGCTGCACCTGCGCCTGGGTGTCGCTACCGCTGAACTCTCGCAGCGCCTGGGGCGGGCGCCCACCGCCTCCGAGCTCGCCACTGAACTCGAGTTGAGCCGAGACGAGGTGGTCGAAGGGCTCGTAGCGGGGAGTTCCTACAACACGCTGTCGATCGACGGCGGCGGCGGAGGCTCGGATGAAGACGACGCCCGCTCGATTGCTGACACACTCGGCGATGTCGACGCCCGGATGGACCGGATCGAGGACCGCGAGGCGTTGCGGCCGCTGCTGGAGGCACTGCCGGAGCGTGAACGCACGGTGCTGGTATTGCGGTTTTTCGAGTCGATGACTCAGACGCAGATCGCCGACCGGGTCGGAATCTCACAGATGCACGTGTCCCGACTGCTGGCCAGATCTCTAGGCAAGCTTCGCGATCAGTTGCAGTAG
- a CDS encoding cutinase family protein, translating into MFVRDIINSLGPLAVTAVATGAATLVGPIIPAAEAEPCPDTELVFARGTGEPPGLGPTGQAFLNALTTRIGTGPAVYAVDYPASDQWDTGVDGIRDAGAHVVSRATTCPSTKMVLGGYSQGAAVMGFVTSAQVPDGVDPATVPKPLDPEVADHVAAVVLFAMPNERAMNFLNEPTIVIGPLYQTKTLPVCAAEDAVCSDGMNFAAHDSYADEDPTMVQQGADFAARQLQGRVG; encoded by the coding sequence ATGTTTGTCCGTGACATCATCAATTCTCTTGGTCCCCTAGCCGTTACCGCAGTCGCCACGGGTGCCGCGACCCTGGTGGGTCCGATCATTCCGGCTGCCGAAGCTGAGCCCTGTCCCGATACCGAGTTGGTGTTTGCCCGGGGCACCGGTGAGCCTCCGGGCCTGGGTCCGACCGGCCAGGCTTTCCTCAATGCGCTCACCACGCGCATCGGAACCGGTCCGGCGGTGTATGCGGTGGACTACCCGGCGAGCGACCAGTGGGACACCGGGGTCGACGGTATTCGGGACGCGGGAGCGCATGTGGTCTCGAGAGCCACTACCTGTCCGAGCACCAAGATGGTGCTCGGGGGTTACTCCCAAGGTGCCGCGGTCATGGGCTTTGTCACTTCGGCCCAGGTTCCCGACGGCGTCGACCCAGCGACTGTGCCTAAGCCGCTGGACCCCGAGGTCGCCGACCATGTGGCTGCGGTAGTGCTGTTCGCGATGCCCAATGAGCGGGCGATGAACTTCCTCAACGAGCCCACGATCGTGATCGGTCCGCTGTACCAGACGAAGACGCTGCCGGTGTGTGCTGCAGAGGACGCCGTCTGTTCCGACGGCATGAACTTTGCCGCCCATGACAGCTACGCCGACGAAGACCCGACGATGGTTCAGCAGGGCGCCGACTTTGCGGCCCGCCAGCTGCAGGGCCGGGTCGGCTAG
- a CDS encoding FAD-dependent oxidoreductase translates to MTSLWLANRIETSPDSGRAEDLPEHADVVVAGAGITGLMTALLLARAGRQVLVLEARTVGACATGNTTAKISLLQATQLSKILAKQGKDLAAGYLAGNRAGQDWLLAFCAASGVPVQREDAYSFAQSEHGVAAARAEFEACRALGLQATWEAHADTPFDYHGGVRLEEQAQFDPMLFLDALRAELCASGGQLLEHTRVQHVSSRHRILRLRLDTPRGHAELRAAQLVLATGVPVLDRGGYFARVKPSRSYCMAFEVPGDITRPMMISTDSPTRSLRYAPANGSRLLLVGGAGHTVGREKHPGEALAELESWTVRHYPGAVRTHLWSAQDYASVDELPYVGTLLPDSETIYVATGFNKWGMTNGAAAALALSGRILGARPDWDRAFTTWRTGELRGLPAAMAANLAVGFHLAKGWITPTARLGRGRYGNDGGVVSGPPWHLQAQCQVDGVEHRLSPVCPHLGGIVTWNEVDRAWECPLHGSRFAPDGSVLEGPATRGLTADN, encoded by the coding sequence ATGACGTCGCTATGGCTCGCCAACAGGATTGAAACGTCGCCGGATTCGGGCAGAGCTGAGGATCTGCCCGAGCATGCCGACGTGGTGGTGGCGGGCGCCGGCATTACCGGCCTGATGACCGCGCTGCTGCTGGCGCGAGCGGGCCGCCAGGTGCTGGTGTTGGAAGCCCGCACGGTTGGCGCCTGCGCGACCGGAAACACCACCGCCAAGATCAGCCTGCTGCAAGCCACCCAGCTCTCGAAGATCTTGGCCAAGCAGGGCAAGGACCTGGCGGCCGGATACCTGGCCGGCAATCGCGCCGGACAAGACTGGCTGCTGGCGTTCTGCGCCGCCTCCGGGGTGCCGGTCCAGCGCGAAGACGCTTACAGCTTCGCCCAGTCCGAGCACGGGGTGGCCGCAGCCCGCGCCGAGTTCGAAGCCTGCCGTGCGCTTGGGCTGCAAGCTACGTGGGAAGCACACGCCGACACGCCATTTGATTACCACGGCGGGGTCCGGCTTGAAGAACAAGCGCAGTTCGATCCGATGCTCTTTCTCGACGCGCTCCGCGCCGAGCTATGCGCGAGCGGCGGACAACTGCTGGAACACACACGCGTGCAGCATGTTTCCAGCAGGCACCGCATCCTTCGCCTACGCCTCGACACGCCCCGTGGGCATGCCGAACTGCGGGCCGCTCAGCTGGTGCTGGCCACCGGAGTCCCGGTACTGGACCGTGGTGGATACTTCGCCCGAGTCAAACCCAGCCGCTCATACTGCATGGCATTCGAGGTACCCGGCGACATCACCCGGCCGATGATGATCTCCACCGATTCACCGACCCGGTCATTGCGCTACGCCCCGGCCAACGGATCGCGGCTACTGCTGGTCGGTGGGGCCGGGCACACCGTAGGCCGCGAGAAGCACCCGGGCGAAGCACTGGCAGAACTGGAGTCGTGGACCGTCAGGCACTACCCGGGAGCGGTCCGAACGCACCTGTGGTCGGCGCAGGACTATGCCTCTGTAGACGAGCTTCCCTACGTGGGAACTCTCCTTCCTGATAGCGAGACCATCTATGTGGCAACTGGTTTCAACAAATGGGGTATGACGAATGGGGCGGCCGCGGCACTGGCGTTGTCGGGCCGTATCCTCGGTGCGCGACCAGATTGGGACCGAGCGTTTACGACCTGGCGAACCGGCGAGCTGCGCGGCCTGCCCGCGGCCATGGCCGCCAATCTGGCGGTCGGATTCCACCTGGCGAAAGGCTGGATCACCCCGACAGCCCGCCTGGGCCGGGGCCGCTACGGAAATGATGGCGGCGTGGTCAGCGGACCACCCTGGCACCTACAGGCTCAGTGCCAGGTGGACGGGGTCGAGCACCGGCTCTCCCCGGTCTGCCCCCACCTTGGCGGCATCGTCACCTGGAATGAGGTCGACCGGGCCTGGGAATGCCCGCTGCACGGTTCGCGCTTCGCTCCCGACGGCAGCGTGTTGGAAGGTCCGGCCACCCGCGGCCTGACCGCCGACAACTGA
- the usfY gene encoding protein UsfY yields the protein MGDTFHDPSDHVRTTLPHAGRAMIDVLGWPGYSLLVVGMVAGIGCLAAFGTGHDRQGLEVAVVGVLAAAVGTVWLLLEHRRIGRVDYQWQQAHADARQKSSTN from the coding sequence GTGGGTGACACGTTTCATGACCCGAGCGACCACGTTCGGACGACGTTGCCGCACGCAGGCCGCGCCATGATCGATGTCCTGGGGTGGCCGGGCTATTCCCTGTTGGTGGTAGGCATGGTGGCCGGGATCGGCTGCCTCGCCGCGTTCGGGACCGGTCATGACCGCCAGGGGCTGGAAGTCGCGGTCGTTGGGGTGCTCGCTGCCGCAGTCGGCACGGTATGGCTGCTGCTTGAGCATCGCCGGATCGGCAGGGTGGACTATCAGTGGCAGCAGGCGCACGCTGATGCGCGGCAGAAATCTTCGACGAACTAA
- a CDS encoding STAS domain-containing protein — MPALNTAGSARSASRSHAPSPSDTWTSHTARGAIHWGRSGAVVSVEGELDASNASHLADYVQRCACHCAWLILDLDALKFIGTAGFSTLKTIADRCAEAQLYYTMVPGTEVERLLRICDPDHALPTTPSRADALAGAQVFQQVR; from the coding sequence ATGCCCGCTTTGAATACCGCCGGATCAGCGCGTTCGGCCTCTCGATCACATGCCCCTTCCCCGTCCGATACCTGGACGAGCCACACCGCGCGGGGCGCCATCCACTGGGGGCGCAGCGGTGCGGTGGTCAGCGTGGAGGGCGAACTGGACGCCTCCAACGCCAGCCACTTGGCAGACTACGTGCAGCGTTGCGCGTGCCACTGCGCTTGGCTGATCCTCGACCTCGACGCCCTGAAGTTCATTGGCACCGCTGGTTTTTCGACTTTGAAGACGATCGCCGACCGGTGCGCCGAAGCCCAGCTCTATTACACGATGGTTCCCGGCACCGAGGTTGAGCGACTGCTGCGCATCTGCGATCCCGACCACGCGTTGCCGACAACGCCGTCGAGGGCCGACGCACTGGCCGGTGCGCAGGTCTTCCAGCAGGTCCGCTGA
- a CDS encoding cutinase family protein — protein sequence MSQILTVVAVSGGALLFTSASGDAVAAGCADIAVVFARGTGEAPGVGWMGQQFIDALRWRTWGRALDVYPVDFPAVPEFEPSAAGIANAAAHLRDLYTRCPGTQLIVGGYSRGAALIGYVTDPASAGKFGASLPPEAASHVAAVALLGRPSAAFLYSIGAPPLSIGPSYAAKTIDLCALGDPVCSAGDNGAAHTAYAANGMTAEAADFAVDHLRPLEAVPGQPL from the coding sequence ATGAGTCAGATCCTTACCGTGGTGGCCGTGTCGGGCGGCGCGCTGTTGTTCACGTCGGCGAGTGGCGACGCGGTCGCCGCTGGGTGCGCCGACATCGCGGTGGTGTTTGCGCGCGGCACCGGGGAAGCCCCCGGCGTCGGTTGGATGGGCCAGCAGTTCATCGACGCGCTGCGATGGCGCACCTGGGGGCGCGCACTGGATGTCTACCCAGTGGACTTTCCCGCCGTGCCCGAGTTCGAGCCCTCGGCCGCCGGTATCGCCAACGCCGCCGCTCACCTCCGCGATCTCTACACCAGGTGTCCCGGTACCCAGCTCATCGTCGGCGGGTACTCGCGTGGTGCGGCACTGATCGGATATGTGACCGATCCGGCATCGGCCGGCAAGTTCGGAGCCTCCCTGCCTCCCGAGGCTGCCAGTCACGTCGCCGCCGTGGCCTTACTGGGCAGACCGTCCGCAGCGTTCTTGTACTCAATCGGGGCCCCACCGCTGTCCATCGGACCGAGCTACGCCGCCAAGACCATCGACTTGTGCGCGCTCGGCGATCCTGTCTGCTCGGCGGGCGACAATGGAGCCGCGCATACCGCGTACGCCGCAAATGGCATGACCGCTGAGGCCGCAGACTTTGCCGTCGACCACCTGAGGCCACTTGAAGCCGTTCCGGGGCAGCCGCTCTAG
- a CDS encoding winged helix-turn-helix domain-containing protein, which yields MEILLLTDSGEFARSLSGLRAFRHSIARGTLAINTRADCQVAEAVLVDGTCDESTARESCRRLGAWAPSAVVLAVVAAEEFAAVGLGWHVDDVLVATAGPAEANARLELALARRREFDPNTVQFGALVIRPDSFTASLSDRDLDLTLTEFKLLHHLVRHAGQACSRTRLLQELWAGKGNRRKVDVHVQRLRAKLGSEYESMVDTVRGVGYMAPRPPQTQWAIAN from the coding sequence ATGGAGATCCTGTTACTGACCGACAGCGGCGAGTTCGCCAGATCGCTGTCTGGTCTGCGCGCATTCAGACATTCGATCGCCCGCGGTACGTTGGCCATCAATACGCGCGCCGACTGCCAGGTAGCCGAGGCTGTTCTGGTGGATGGCACCTGCGACGAGTCCACTGCGCGCGAGAGTTGCCGCAGGCTCGGCGCCTGGGCTCCCTCGGCCGTCGTGCTGGCCGTCGTGGCCGCCGAAGAATTTGCCGCGGTCGGCCTCGGCTGGCATGTCGATGACGTCCTTGTCGCAACCGCCGGCCCAGCCGAGGCGAATGCCAGACTGGAGTTGGCCCTGGCACGCCGGCGCGAATTCGATCCCAACACAGTGCAGTTCGGCGCTCTGGTGATTCGCCCTGACAGCTTCACCGCGTCGCTGTCGGATCGAGATCTTGATCTGACCCTCACCGAGTTCAAGCTTCTTCACCACCTGGTGCGCCATGCAGGCCAGGCGTGCAGCCGGACACGGCTGCTTCAGGAGCTCTGGGCCGGTAAAGGCAACCGACGCAAGGTCGACGTCCACGTGCAGCGGTTACGCGCCAAACTCGGCAGCGAGTACGAGTCGATGGTCGATACCGTTCGCGGGGTCGGCTACATGGCTCCGCGGCCGCCGCAGACGCAGTGGGCCATCGCCAACTGA